One genomic segment of Cherax quadricarinatus isolate ZL_2023a chromosome 30, ASM3850222v1, whole genome shotgun sequence includes these proteins:
- the LOC138853411 gene encoding uncharacterized protein isoform X2 — translation MMLSSISKLPARLKLWIFKLDYENMEKTDSITRVSKVDFEELSNNIAKIEVDCKESWDHLKAIVKHDGPTQIKLNVFQ, via the exons ATGATGCTGTCGTCCATATCAAAACTTCCCGCCAGATTAAAACTCTGGATCTTTAAGCTAGACTATGAGAACATGGAGAAG ACTGACTCAATCACCCGTGTCTCGAAGGTGGACTTCGAGGAGCTGTCTAATAACATTGCCAAGATAGAGGTCGACTGTAAAGAATCATGGGATCATCTAAAAGCCATTGTAAAACATGATGGTCCTACACAGATTAAGCTCAA TGTGTTCCAGTGA
- the LOC138853411 gene encoding FH1/FH2 domain-containing protein 3-like isoform X1, which yields MRTWRRMPEFVADCAERTFVLEIIYQRVMTGFQRYLVWLGSPLHLAQDIKVQQVCSTISEFCPGVQDLPRACTTTDSEERKPP from the exons ATGAGAACATGGAGAAG AATGCCGGAGTTTGTAGCAGACTGTGCAGAGCGTACATTTGTTCTGGAAATTATTTATCAGCGAGTGATGACTGG ATTTCAGCGGTATCTAGTGTGGTTGGGTTCACCGCTACACTTAGCCCAGGACATTAAGGTTCAACAAGTGTGCTCAACAATAAGTGAGTTTTGCCCTGGAGTGCAGGACCTGCCAAGAGCATGTACTACAACAGATTCAGAAGAACGCAAACCACCGTGA